The nucleotide window ACAAATGATTGTGCACAATGAATTAGCCCTTTAAAGATTTATATCCATATACACATTCAGAGGATCCTTCATCTGATTAGCTTTCCCTGAATAGATTGATATAGCTGCCTATACACATActgttttgttggtttgttttaaatacacatatactattatttatttatgtaatatatttgtatgctgcttttcatcaccaggtgacctcaaaccggcttccatagcaagaacaaaataatatgataaaaacaatagaaaaactacaacagtatcaataaataataccacaaaaatcataaaacaggctgaaatctcaaatcaatctagtctgcaaaagagagagaaataaatttacagtaaagtcccatcattgtataacagtCCAAAGAATGTATTACATTTTCAGTCAGATGTAGTGAATTAATCAGCTCATACAGAAGCACACAGCGACTTTCTAAAATGggaaaaaatatcagtatttctcAACAAATGCTCACAAACAACTtcctacaataaatataatataaaccaGGGTAAACAGTAGATCATTCACTAAAACTATTTGCGATACTCATGCTCTCAAGTAATGGCAATTGTAAGAAAAGATTGATCATAGTGCTCTTTTCATAGGTCCTGGGTCCCTGCTGAAATGGGAACCCCTATGTGGGTTtccatggcctggggagagaattGGCCTGAGTGTCTTGGGCCTGTTTgatgtcaatgggacttatttctatgGAATTGTATCTCAGTGTCAACATTTTCTAAGATTTCAGCCTGGTTTCCCATAATCTTGTAAATCTTGACTGGGGAAGTCAAACAGATGCCATTTTTTTCCATTGTGCACAGAAATAGAGAAAGGACAAGAAGGAAAGAGAATGAGTGAAAGGTATGAACTATATACAAATTATGATAATTAATTAACTTACAATACAATTTATCTGTTTAGGACATTGGCATCTGTTATATTGAAATAAAGAACCAGTCTGCTACGATGGAGTTTACACTGGCTGGTCTCACTAGCTCTGCAAAAGTACAGACACTTCTCTTTGGGATATTCACACTCATCTATGCTACTGCTTTAGCTGCTAACTTCCTCCTCGTCTTTACCATATGTACTTGCAGGAAACTtcacactcccatgtacttcctCCTCACCAATTTGTCCTTAGTGAATGTGTTTTCCATCTCTGTTACAActccaaaattgctccagactcTTTGGACCCACAGAAACACCATCTCTTTTTATGGCTGCATTACACAGGTGTATCTCTTCATATGGTGTTTGGGAACAGaactttttctcctctcatttatggcttttgaccgttatgctgctatttgccatcctttgcagtacacagtcatcatgaggaaggaagtgtgtgttGGCATAGCCAGTGGAGTGTGGATTGCTGGGATGGCCAATTCTGCTGTTCATGCTGGACTTATGCTGAAGCTTTGCTTCTGCAACTCTAACATAGTCAACCATTTCTTCTGTGATGTACCACCACTTTTACAGCTTTCATGCTCTGACACCAGCTTGAATGAGAGGATGGCTTTTGTGGCAGATGTGATCTTTGGGATTTGTAGCTGTGGGTTGACCCTAACATCTTACTTCTTTATCCTGAGAGCTATCTTCAGGATCCGTTCTactgaagggaagaagaaagctttctccacatgttcctcccatctcattataatcagttttttcttctcttccgtcatttacacatatataaggCCCAGCTCAAACTACTCTCTAGGGAAAGACaaatttgtttctctcctttattcagtggtaaccccagttgttaatccactcatatattctctgagaaacaaagaAGTAAAAGAGGCACTCAAGACAATTATTGGAAGAGGCAAGCTGCTCCGGAGACCTCAAGTCTGAACTGCAAAGACTTTCTATGACAACACTGCTGCCACTGTTGTTAGGGGGAGGAGTTGAACAGGGAAAAGTTGGCAGAAGTAGACTGTTGGATTGTTCATGTGCACGAAAATATGTTCCATATGATTGGGAATCAATTGTGGAACATAAAATCCAGACTTTATTAGATCTGTATGCATAATACCTTTTCACTGAAAATACATCCAAGTGGATCCTCATATATTCCTCTTCATTACTGGCTGGTATTTTGAAGTGAAAACTGAATGACTCAATAGACCCagctgccagagtggtttaacaatcagcaccactgctggaaattgtagctctgtgaggggaataaggcatctcctagcaactcgcaGCACCTTTGacatacacttcccaggattctttgcgggaagccatgactgtctaaagtgaaataaaggtctggtgtggatgtggccagcgacTACACttttctgctgtagaataaaaaggtggggaagactctgaaaaacaatgatgctattcataatgttttccttttggaagggaaataGGCTTTCCTTCTGCCAACTGCCAACCCATCTaatctcttcccctctctctctcctccttcttccctatccctacccttcctatccttctctccccttccccctccctgtccctgcccctagtcagtttcacctatcctaagcatgattgcacaggagaaaatccctttgcactcaaaaagtatgcaaatgatcaaacctgtatttccctgctcccctccctcctataccctccctcttgcccctcccctcccatttcccttgcccctcccctcccctccctctccttccctcttctctcccctcccccacttttgcaactccctcatggtcagttttacctatccttagTATAATTGCACatgggtaaatcccactgaactcaataagcatgcaaatgatcaaacctacccttcctttcacccatcccctccctcctgctcctcccctttcTTTTTCCGTGGTGCCCCATCAGTTCCTCCCCTTTcattcctctcccttctcctcttgcttcctgcttctgtctcccctcctctccccctcccctagtcagttttacgtatcctaagcatgatttcatggaTGCAAATCatattgaacttaataagcatgcaaatgatcagtcctgccttcctcctccccctctttcatcCCGTTCcccttctctcattctctctctctccttccactactctccactccactccactcctttccctttcctgtcctctgctccttccctcttcctcacatttcttcttccttcttcctcctcacctgcccactcCAACTGTCCTTGCTTCCCTCTTCTCATCCTTAcccatgctcagtttcacctatgctaagcatgattgcagaagagtaaatctcattgaactctataagcatgcaaatcatcaattcATTTGCAGCACACTTGCACATGATCCCAtttttcttaccttccagattaaaaagcagaaaattcCACTAACGGCTTATCcaaatgggagcatttctttgtagctaATACACAGCTTTTACTGTCCTAATAGCTTGCAAGGTTCACCCttcatgctcaatggtagcttcagatccattgttttccattcaaacAAGTAGGTGTTCTTTTGGAAGGATTTGtgtttgctgtttccttgtggtcctgtcctctgattttacatttttactccctcctgtTGCTCatttactgggcatgtgcaaatatttttgacctgagcagtatttccactcccttctgccccccggcttcctgaagtttggcagttgaaaagtgGGGTCATTACCCCCTTTCTCTGATGCCCCTTGCTTCTtcggagttaatttttccccactggaaaaacaaGTCAACATAACATTGATATAAACATTTaagaatatcaatatcaatattttccatAAAATATCTATACCAATATTGAAATATTCTTTAaaaattgatatcaatatttttgagatttgtttttttaaaattcattttagatTTTTAGggatgaaagaagggagggcttcagcaaactgtgaagggtgGTGGACACAGCAGTCCCAAGTTGCTAGATAAAACACTGGAAACAACATGGAATTCATGGAAGAGTTAGTGTGCCCACTAAAAATCATTGAAGCATCCATCTTCAAAGACGTGTGGAGCAAAGTGGAGCCATATTATTCTAAATGTTtcgtattatcagcggattgggttattatggatttacagggggaaaactacatgatagcttctgttttccagtaatgtcatgtgaaccatgcaaattaaaaggggatgcaagtagcatcaaACACACACTGAACTGCTGTGTAGATAAgccctaataggcaaaaaaaacccttgtggtttaagtacATGCCTATAATGAActggtatttctatcaaactttaaaaagcagaggaattaggcagctatagcaaatgaaccagggcagcaggagacttgacctcctctctgagatatttcactaccctacaaatttgtcaaaatgcgaacacaatttgagttggtcttccacagttcaatccacttccagtgtagcttcAAAGAATTCGGTTCATAGAAGTATAAAAGGTACAGTGTGTGGGACAGCAAatagtgtgtggctttgagattacttttgttttgtttcattttgaggcattctttttttttaatgcttcacATTCTCCTTGGGAAGGCAGTATCCCAGTAGCTCTGGTGGGCAAGTCTCTCCTACACATCTTCTCCAACTGTATTTTCATATGTTATTCctgatcagggctggctccaggcatgccgggtcccttgggcatcagcttgccctgagcCCCAGCATGTGCATCTGTGAcctccccatgccccccacctacctgtctcccatCTTTTACTATagtccttaatgaagatggcagccacagtttccctaagaggATGAAGCCTCCGTCGCCATCTTTGCTATGTAcatacatctctgccatcaactaagatggtggcaggggcttcagtaccttagagaaactgcagccaccatcttcattaagggcaatgctaaaaggcaggagacaggtgggTGAGgtgagggaatggcaggcaggtggaggctggggCCGCAGatggtggaaggggagcagaggggcccacctggccaccctttagaaccagtccTGTTCCTGATCCAGAGCTTTAGCTCTTGAACTACTTTTCCCATCATGCATATACATCACCAAGTTGCAAGTTCACAACATCCATTGCTGCCCCAAAAGAAATATTTGTCCCAGCATGACTATGAAGAGTTAAAAAGGGGTTTGGGGGCATGTCATGAGCTGCTCCccggttcagtcccaggactcaatttcccaaacccagggcactTGATCCTGTCAAGGCACAAACCATGCcttccttaccagggctgagtaaaccaacaacaaccctgcaaggtaggtagaatGCCACCAACCCTTAATCTGGTCTCCTGCTCTGGGCCAAGGGAAAatgcaaagtgccagaaatacaTGTACCAAGGATTGTAACAGCCAAACTACACTCCTTGGTCTTGTAGCCTTAGGCAATATATCCAAATATACTGTAGTCCATGGTTATTCGGCCTAAggtactggattcagagccaagctCCTCCTGCAATGAAtatacactggtaaataagaagtggctttatttaaaaaatatagaaGTGCACgattacagcagcaaaatggttccttaagaCCCACACCTCTGAGCGCTAATTAAAACACAGAGAATTAAGTCACAATACAAAATTACAAAACTGTCAATCCTAGTCTATACTTAtaaagaggtaaacagcaaaataacttcatggttccacatctccccagagatgtatagccagAATAATGGATGGAAGGTGGAACTCTATCAaggtagcatcagcaaccatAGGGAACAGAGGGGAACAAAGACCTGAGGTCTGCATCCTATGCTTATGGGAAAATGcctagcaacagccaggaattaattatccaatcagggggctttttgATTATGAAATATTTCTGGAGTTTTCATGCCTAACGGTCATTAACTCTccaaaccttcccaggcctgtgacCTTGAATACAAGTCTCCACTGATAAACATGTGTTCTTGCTTGCAGACTAATTAACAAGATTGTGAAAACTCATGCCTCTCAGAGGCTCCATCTCAGACAAGATGTCttcccccacaattctttgcctcaaaaaatttaaaaaatgaggcTTTCAttgttgcgtgtgcgtgtatagatcatacaaggatagaatccaagagtcgcatagaacaggaataagccaggccaggcaagtttcttgtaagagtctttactaggcaaagacattagacacagttctcttcacagacagtttttcccccacactgagtttttccaagcatcccaccttatcaggcttcccagccagctactgaccttggcaaacctggcgctctgttctcacagcttaacccttctgcttcaggtttcactctctttgcaaaaaccctgtctgtgagtctcacagcatgcttcactgaccaacagcccccacctgagactcacagatttcaaaacttcattg belongs to Rhineura floridana isolate rRhiFlo1 chromosome 11, rRhiFlo1.hap2, whole genome shotgun sequence and includes:
- the LOC133367926 gene encoding olfactory receptor 13G1-like, coding for MTKSLLEHLLDIGICYIEIKNQSATMEFTLAGLTSSAKVQTLLFGIFTLIYATALAANFLLVFTICTCRKLHTPMYFLLTNLSLVNVFSISVTTPKLLQTLWTHRNTISFYGCITQVYLFIWCLGTELFLLSFMAFDRYAAICHPLQYTVIMRKEVCVGIASGVWIAGMANSAVHAGLMLKLCFCNSNIVNHFFCDVPPLLQLSCSDTSLNERMAFVADVIFGICSCGLTLTSYFFILRAIFRIRSTEGKKKAFSTCSSHLIIISFFFSSVIYTYIRPSSNYSLGKDKFVSLLYSVVTPVVNPLIYSLRNKEVKEALKTIIGRGKLLRRPQV